A DNA window from Aquarana catesbeiana isolate 2022-GZ linkage group LG01, ASM4218655v1, whole genome shotgun sequence contains the following coding sequences:
- the LOC141127869 gene encoding zinc finger MYM-type protein 1-like has protein sequence MRLEFFGKCSISEQLDAGYRIAIRKHNEEVTKNRHILSRIIDCVKFCGAFELALRGHDESESSDNPGIFRGLIDFVASLDGVLKEHLENATVFKGTSKTVQNELLDCMLSVVKEHIIQEAQSSDFSSIQADETTDIATQCQLVLVLRYIDAKNNVQERFFEFIPLHSANADSIATALQERLAVILPGDQKNKLISQAYDGASVMRGATSGVQKQIQDLYPNAYYIHCYAHQLNLIMQQATSQIPKVRLFFANLGGFASFFARSPKRTDVLDKVVAHRLPTSSSVRWIFHSRAVNTVFEHREDLIPCFETMRDSDDFDSVTMREAAGFAALLVDQDFKYFLTLFHNIMPHVDLLYAKLQKKDIDSVHIKGSIQQFQRDIQQIRDSMPSLVEQSSQGGSQPKRRGSLNPGEQKRIATEVCDTILLHTMRRFSFTKHLVSATLLQADKFEQYAKEFPENALSETLKAYPMLNKSKLKTELDLIYCTEEFKKGNGAVDLFQLFVENNLVHVFRETVTLLKILITTPMTTAEAERCFSTLKRIKTFLRNSMTQERLNALAMLSMEKRVVTEMTDFNQKVIEKFASQKERRATFIFK, from the exons ATGAGGCTCGAGTTTTTTGGGAAGTGTAGCATTAGTGAACAGCTAGATGCAGGCTACAGAATTGCCATTAGAAAACATAATGAAGAGGTCACAAAAAATAGACACATCCTATCTCGAATAATAGACTGTGTGAAATTTTGTGGTGCATTTGAGCTGGCTTTGCGTGGCCATGATGAGAGTGAGAGCTCCGATAATCCTGGGATATTCCGTGGCTTGATCGATTTTGTTGCTTCTCTTGATGGAGTTTTGAAAGAGCACCTTGAGAATGCCACTGTTTTTAAGGGAACTTCAAaaactgtgcagaacgagctgttgGACTGTATGTTGTCTGTAGTGAAGGAGCACATTATTCAAGAAGCACAGAGCAGCGATTTCAGTTCAATCCAGGCTGACGAGACCACTGATATTGCCACACAGTGCCAACTTGTGCTTGTGCTGCGCTACATTGATGCCAAAAACAACGTACAGGAGAGGTTTTTTGAGTTTATCCCTCTACATTCCGCTAATGCAGATTCCATTGCTACAGCACTACAAGAGCGTCTTGCTGTCATCCTTCCAGGGGATCAGAAAAATAAACTTATCTCCCAAGCATATGATGGAGCCAGCGTGATGAGGGGTGCCACTTCAGGGGTTCAAAAGCAGATTCAGGATTTGTACCCAAATGCCTATTATATCCACTGCTATGCACATCAGCTCAATCTGATAATGCAACAGGCCACTTCTCAAATACCCAAAGTGAGGCTTTTTTTTGCTAACCTTGGAGGATTTGCCAgcttttttgcaagatcacccaagCGCACAGATGTACTTGATAAAGTAGTTGCCCATAGACTACCAACATCAAGCAGTGTCAGATGGATCTTCCACAGCCGTGCCGTCAATACAGTGTTTGAGCACAGAGAGGACCTCATCCCCTGTTTTGAAACCATGCGAGACTCAGATGACTTTGACTCTGTTACCATGAGAGAGGCAGCAGGCTTTGCCGCGCTGCTGGTGGATCAAGATTTTAAATACTTTCTTACGCTTTTCCACAACATCATGCCACATGTGGACCTCCTCTATGCCAAACTCCAGAAGAAGGACATAGATTCAGTCCACATTAAGGGGAGCATCCAGCAGTTCCAGCGGGACATACAGCAGATCAG AGATTCAATGCCATCCCTGGTTGAGCAAAGCAGTCAAGGTGGTTCTCAACCGAAGAGGCGGGGCTCGCTGAATCCAGGAGAACAGAAACGCATTGCAACCGAG GTCTGTGATACCATATTATTACACACCATGCGACGTTTCTCCTTCACAAAACACCTTGTTAGTGCCACCTTGCTTCAAGCAGACAAGTTTGAACAGTACGCAAAGGAGTTTCCGGAGAATGCACTGAGTGAGACTTTGAAGGCCTATCCAATGCTCAATAAGAGTAAGTTAAAGACAGAGCTTGATCTCATCTACTGCACAGAAGAGTTCAAAAAGGGCAATGGTGCTGTGGACCTATTCCAGCTGTTTGTGGAGAACAATCTTGTTCATGTATTTAGAGAGACTGTCACTCTGCTAAAGATCCTCATCACCACACCCATGACCACAGCAGAAGCTGAGAGGTGCTTCTCAACCTTAAAAAGAATTAAGACTTTTCTGAGAAATAGCatgacccaggagaggctgaatgcattggccatgctgtcaatggaaAAGAGAGTGGTGACAGAGATGACTGACTTCAACCAGAAGGTCATAGAGAAATTTGCAAGCCAGAAAGAAAGGAGAGCAACATTTATTTTCAAATAG